TCAtgcatacataattatataattagcTCTAAGTAGGTTTATTTacaagcaacacaaaaatgaaaagaaatctatataaaaaaaaaaacatgaaaatttcACACAAACCCCATTtcatacatacaaaatttCTTGTATTCCCCCATATCTTTAGGACTCTATAcataagaagtatatgcatatTCATTTTTCTTAATCGTGTTAAATGCTCGCAtgtaattaaaacaaacaaacaacaaataaataacataatgCAACCGAGTACTTACAATAAGTATTAGAAGGAAGTAATCGTTAAATAAGATTAAAAGGtaattgttaaaattaaatgtaagctttcaaaaaaatcaagaaaataacaaaaaaaaaaaccaataaaaaaattttaaaacggttatcaattatataatatatataatacgcTAGAGTAGGTTAACATTAAACGGAATTtataatgcaattttatgTGGGCAGCGTTGTAAGTTTCACCCCAACATAGGAAATGATTATATTGGACAGCTGAGAAAAATCGTTTATAATGTCAAGAGCTGCCAAATGCGATATGTATGATGATCCAATGCTGCTTAGATAGCTAAAACGCAAAACATTAATTGTTCGAcgatattcaaaaaaaaaaagcattcaTGGTATGCTATGTATATTTCGTAATCGTACGtgaaatatttactttaattctttataaatttcatttattatcaCTATGTTATTAAGTAGTAATATCATAATATGTTACGCCtgataacatatatatatacatatatagcttGTTAATGGTGAAAAgcattttttgcaaaattgtatttagtttttctttattcatACATAATTGctcaaacatttcaattataaattgtataaatatatgtatgtgttttttaGTAAACAATGGTTGCCACGCCGATGATGAATAAATGAGGCAAAACATAActtatatattcatatataattcATCTTTTAGCTTTCTGACTCCGGCATGATTCGAAACACCCTGGGCTTCCCATCGATTCCATAGTTGATACTAGAAGGCAAATTTGTTGCGTTAGATCTTTTCTCATGTGTTGTTAGATATTCAAATCTAAAGGAGATTCGATttttcagaaaaaaaatatattgtaactCAAAACGATTCTTGAAAAGTTTCGTTGTGTCAGTTCATGtggaattttattatttctctggtttattctaaaaataatttcatttcacagTTCCCAAAACGTTGTGAATGGTAGAAAGCATTCTGTATGAGTGGCATCACCTAACATAAGTAGAAGCTTGTGGTGTTTATCACAAGTCTGGCAACTCTGGTGACATTCGcggcattttattttgtgaaattGACTGAAGCCATCATGGAGGATTtcgagaaaattgaaaaaatcgGTGAAGGCACCTATGGTGTAGTTTATAAAGGCCGTAACCGTTTAACGGGCCAAATTGTTGCtatgaaaaaaataagattGGAGGCAGATGACGAAGGTGTTCCATCCACAGCCATAAggtatgtaccaaaaattatGTGGCTCCATTTCAATTTGTCCATTTCAAATAAAGCACACGCATCATTTAACTTATTGTAGAGAAATATCGCTATTGAAAGAATTGAAGCATCCCAATATAGTATGTTTGGAAGATGTTTTAATGGAGGAAAACCGCATATACTTGATATTTGAATTTCTGTCAATGGATCTGAAAAAATACATGGATTCCTTGCCGCCCGAGAAGCATCTCGATAGTCAATTAGTTCGAAGCTATTTGTATCAGATAACAAATGCCATTTTATTTTGCCATCGTCGTCGAGTACTGCATCGTGACTTGAAACCCCAAAATCTCCTGATTGACAAGAATGGCATTATTAAAGTAGCTGACTTTGGCCTCGGAAGATCTTTTGGAATTCCAGTACGAATTTATACACATGAAATTGTGACTTTGTGGTACAGAGCCCCAGAAGTATTGTTGGGCTCTCCCAGATATTCGTGTCCTGTTGACATTTGGTCAATAGGATGTATTTTTGCTGAGATGGCTACTCGAAAGCCGCTGTTTCAAGGCGATTCTGAGATAGATCAACTATTTCGAATGTTCAGGTAAGCGCTCAAATTGAAATGATGTGGGTGGAGAACCATCTGTTGATTAGAAATAGAAATTGGCGTACAACATGAATCGATTTCTTTTCAACATATGGCTACATTGGTGAATATATTCGATGTTTTTAGTTCGATTTTAtgcgcataaattaaaatcccACACAATTTTCAGAATTCTAAAAACTCCTACTGAAGATATTTGGCCAGGCGTAACTTCGCTTCCGGACTATAAAAATACGTTCCCATGTTGGTCAACAAATCAATTAACCAACCAGCTGAAAAATCTTGATGGTTATGGTGTGGATCTTATTCAAAAGATGCTGATTTATGATCCAGTGCATAGAATTTCTGCTAAAGACATATTGGAacatgaatattttaatggcTTTACATTTGATGGATAATGGTTACTGCAAATTGATTTAAGATTCTTAGCATTAATACAGATTTAATATTCTGAATAAGTAATTTCTTGATTTTCATATCAATAATTCAGAGTGTATATCgtcttttaattaatgttCATCACATATCGAAAATATATAAGGGATTCAAAATCTTCTAcggtatacatatattttataaacatttcaagATAAATAAAAGTTCTACTTAATTGAATGCCTAATTAATAGTTACTATTTTatcgaaatttaaaaaaatgttccAATTCCACGTTTCGAAACGAACAAAATATTGCTAACATTTATTGTGCATTGTCGGCACAAATGTTAAATAACATCGACTTATCGATTTTCTCTAGTTAACTATTAGGAActcatttttttcaattaaaatattaacgtagga
This DNA window, taken from Drosophila nasuta strain 15112-1781.00 chromosome 2L, ASM2355853v1, whole genome shotgun sequence, encodes the following:
- the LOC132783685 gene encoding cyclin-dependent kinase 1 — its product is MEDFEKIEKIGEGTYGVVYKGRNRLTGQIVAMKKIRLEADDEGVPSTAIREISLLKELKHPNIVCLEDVLMEENRIYLIFEFLSMDLKKYMDSLPPEKHLDSQLVRSYLYQITNAILFCHRRRVLHRDLKPQNLLIDKNGIIKVADFGLGRSFGIPVRIYTHEIVTLWYRAPEVLLGSPRYSCPVDIWSIGCIFAEMATRKPLFQGDSEIDQLFRMFRILKTPTEDIWPGVTSLPDYKNTFPCWSTNQLTNQLKNLDGYGVDLIQKMLIYDPVHRISAKDILEHEYFNGFTFDG